The region CCGGCGGCCAGGGATTTTCCGGCCCCCGCCGGTGCCCGCCGTGTGGCCCCGGCCGGGCTCAGCGGCCGGTGACGGGGCGGCGCGAGCCCAGGGAGGCGGCGTCGGCGGCGGCCCGTCCGGCGTTCCACCCGTCCTCGCTGTAGGGCCCGCGCATCCGCGAGTAGGTGAGCTCGCCGAACGCCTGCTCCACGGCCTTCTCCACCTCGCGCTCGCGGGCGGCGAACAGCGGCACCAGGTCGCGTCCGGCCTCGGCCTGGGCCGCGTCGCGGACGCTGCGGGCCGCTTCGGTGAGGCGTTCGCCCACGCGCACCGCGAACGCCGACATGAACGAGGACCGGAAGTCCCTGCCCGCCCGGCGCCCGGACCGGTCGCGCACCGAGCTGCCCGCCCGCATCGCGGCCTCGGCCTGCACCAGCAGCGAGGTGAACAGCAGGTCCACGGCGTCGACGTCGTCGGGGAAGCCCATGACGGTGCACGTCTCCAGCTCGCGGTGCCACACCGCCCGGCAGTGGTTGGCCTCGGCGACCTCGTGCAGGAGCACGGCCTTGGAGTCGTCGTAGGGGGCGTCCACGGGCACCCGCCGGGCGTACCCGGCCTCGGAGGACTCCTCCTCGTCGGCCTCCAGCAGCGCCCGGTCGATGCTGTGCCGGGCCATGAGCTCCTGGGCGCGGGCGCTGAGCGCTTCGGCCTCCTCGGGGAACTCGGTGGACTCGGCCTTGGCCAGCAGGGCCCGGACCCGGGCGAGCTTGCCCCGGTCGACCTCGGTGCGCGCGCGGGAGGGGCGTACCCGGCCCGGGCGGTGGGAGCCGGGCACGTCCATGAGGCGCTGCAGCGGCGGCAGCGCGCGCAGCGCGGCCAGGGTCCGCAGCACCAGCTCGACCGCCTCGAAGCGCAGCAGGCCGTGGGCCCGGCCCAGGTGCCCCAACGGGTCGGCGACGGTCTCCAGGGCGCGCACCTGTGCGGTCCAGGCGGGGTCGACGGTGGCGGGGGAGTGGCGCTCCAGGTCGACGGCGGCCGCGTGGGCTCCCACCGCCGCAGCGGCCGGACCCAGCAGGCGGTCCAGGCGGCGCACGGCCTCGGCGGGCTGCCAGCCGCGCGCCCACACCGACCCCGCCGCGTCGCGTAGGGCCGCGGTCAGGGCCTCTTCGGCGGCGCGGGCCCGGGCCGGGTCCTCGGTGTCGGCGAGCAGCGCCGCCGCCAGGTCGACGCCACCGCCGCCGCGACCCGTGACCAGGGCGTCTACGGCCTCGGTGACGATGTCGGCCGCGGGGGACGCGGGCGCGGGGCCGTCCCAGTCGGGCACGGCCCGCTCGCGCGGCGCGCGCCGCTGCTTCCTGCTCCCCACCCGTGGCCCCCGTGTCCCGTCGTTCGTGGTCGGTGGACGATCCTACCGAGCGGCGCAGGCCCGCCCCGCACGTGAGAGAACGGAAATACCCGTGAAAAACGTCCGGACCGGAGTATCCGCGGCTTCGCCGGGGAAAGGGGTCCGTGCCGCGCATTCGCCCGGGAACCGCTCCCGTCGGCCGTACGGATCGCGCCGCCGGCGCCCGATCCGCCCGGTCGGCGGCGGTTCCGTGCTCCCTGGTCCGCGATGGCCGGAACGTCACCGTCGGTCCGCCGGAACGCCGAACACGTGCCATATCCCTCAATCCGGTCTCGCCCCCGACCGGGATCGAGTGTCGGTCGCGGAAAGGTGGACCTTTCCTCGCGGAAGCATTCCGGAAACATCCCGGTCCTAGCGTCTCCTGCATCCGCCGCCACCGAGGAGTCTCCATGCACCAGGGAACCGGCCCCGCCGACCATGAGGGCCCCTCGGCCGCGGGCCCGGCCCGCTGCCCCTACAGCGCGAACGGGGCCCTGGCACTGCACCGGGGAGGCGAGCTGCCCTGGCGGCAGCTGCGCGAACGCCACGGCGGACTGGTCCCGGTGGAGCTGGACCCGGGCGTCCCGGGCTGGCTCCTGCTGGGCTACAAGGAGAACCTCCAGGCCCTGCGGGACCAGACCCACTTCTCCGCGGACCCGCGCCCCTGGCGCGCCGACGGGGGACCGGCGCGCACCGAGGCGCTGGGGCACGACGGGGCCGAGCACCAGCGCCTGCGGATCCCCATCGTGGACGCGCTGGCCAGGGTCGGCACCTCGCAGCTGGTCCCCGTCGTGGAGCGCGCCGCGGTGCACCTGCTGGGCCGGGTCGCCGCCGAGGGCTCCGCCGACCTCATCGGCCGGTACGCCGCCCCGCTGCCCGCGATGGTCCTCAACGAACTGTTCGGCCTGCCCGACGAGTACGGTCGGATGCTCGCCGACCTCGCCGAGCGGTCCTGGAGCGGGGACCCCGAGGAGACGGCGGCCGCCGCGCGGGCGGTGCGCGGCTACTTCCAGGGGCTGGTGGAGCGCAAGCGCCGCGAACCCGGCGAGGACCTGGTCGGCCACCTGCTGGCCCACCCCAACGCGCTCACCGATCAGGAGGCGGTCGAGGCGCTGACCCTGCTGTGGCGGTCCGGGCACGAGCCCACCACCCACCTGATCGGCAACGCCCTGCTCAAGCTGCTGGAGGACCCCGGCGTGTGGACCGCCTACCTGGGCGGCACCCTCACCCCGGAGGACTTCATCGACTACGTCATGTGGACGGACTCGCCCCTCCAGGTGCTGGCGGGGCGCTACTCCACCATGGACATCCGGTTCTCGGGCGCGCACATCCGCCGGGGCGAGCCCCTGCTGTTCGGGCTGGCCTCGGCTCACACCGACCCGTCGGTGTCGCGGCACGGCGAGGACGCGATGGCCCTGGCCGGGAACCGGTCCCACCTGTCGTGGGGCGCGGGCGCCCACCGCTGCCCGGCCACCGCGTTCTCCCGGGAGCTGGTGCGCACCGCCGTCGACCTCGCCGTGGACCGGCTGCGCGGCATGGTGCTGGCGGTGGAGCCGGCCGACCTGCGGTGGCGGCCCTCGCTGTCGGTGCACGGGCTGGAGGAGCTGCCGGTGTGGTTCACCGCCACCGGTGAGCGGGTGGAGCAGGGACAGGGGGAAGAGCCCCGGGAGAGGAGGCCGGCCCGCACCTGGATCCGGCGCAGGCGCCGCCCCGCGGCCCAGGGCGCCCGGTACCAGGCGCCGCTGGCCCGGTCGGGCGGGGAGGACGGGAGCGACGGGGAACGGACCGAGGCGGCGGCCGTCGCGCCCCGGCCCCGCAGGCACCGGTCCCCGCAGGGCGCGGGCGCCCGGTACCAGGCGCCCTTCGCGGAGAAGGAGGCGGCCCCCGACCCGCTGGACCGGCTCCTGGCGGACTGGCGCCCCCGCGGCTGAACGCCCGCCGCCCCGGCCCGGGGCCGGAGCGGGGCCCCGCGGCCCGTGGGTCAGGGCTCGATGACGACCAGCTCGGGATGGACGGCGGCCGGATCCTCCAGCAGACCGGGGTCGGCCCCGCGCAGGTGGTGGTCGAAGAACGCCAGGGTGTAGGCCCGCGTCAGGTCCAGTCCGCGCCCGGTGCCCAGGTCTCCGTAGAGGCGCCGCCACTCCTGGGGCGTATAGGAGTCCCTGAGCCCGAGCTGCTCTGCCAGCAGGCCCTCGTCGACGGAGTTGGAGTGGCCCCCGCCGGCGACGCGGATCCACTGCCGCCACCCGGTCAGTCGGGGCCAGAACTCCCGGTAGCCCGCCTCCCATTCCTCGTTGAGCTCGAAGTCCCGTTGGAGCAGGGCCAGCGGCTTGTCGGTGCCCGCGTCGAGGGCGGGCCGGTAGTAGGGGCCGTCGTAGTTGATCCCCGCGTCCACCCGGTCCTCCACGCGCAGCGCCTCGGCGGTCGCCGCCCCGCCCCAGGAGTGCCCGGCCATGCCGACCCGGGAGGCGTCGATGACCCCCGACCACCGCCAGGCGGGGGCGGCGCCGTCGGCCCCGGTGAGCCGGTCCAACAGGAAGGACACGTCGGCGCCCCGCTGGACGGCCCCCTCGGGCCACGTCTCGGGACTTGCCTGCGCGGGTGGGCACATGGGACAGGTCAGGATCCGGTCGCCGGGAAACTCCACCGGACCCGCCTCGTGGGCGTGGTCGATCCCGGCCACCACGAAGCCGTGCGAGGCCAGGTCCTCCGCGAGGGAGGAGTACAGGATCGCGTTGTGCCCCGCGCCGGGGGAGACCAGGACCAGCGGGTACCCGTCGCCCGTGGGGCGCGCCGGGGCGGTGTTCGCCCGGGAGTGGGTGCGGACCCCGTGCAGGACATCCGCATACTCGTCGGGCAGGAGGCCGTCGGAGCCCTCGATCCAGGCCTCGGCCTCGGCCCCGGTGAGGTAGGAGGCGGTGCGGCCGGCGTCCGAGCGGGCCGGGTACCACAGGGTCGCCATCAGCTCGCGGGGACCGTCCGACCACAGGTCCTCGCGGTCGGCGTCCACCAGGTGCAGGTCGGTGCGGCCCACCGGGAGGCCGCCGGTGGGGGCGGGCAGGGCGAGCCGCGGGAGGCCGGAGGTGTCGGCCGCGGCGGTTTCCGGGACGGCGGTCAGTGCCAGGATCAGAGCGGAGGCCAGAGCGGAGGCCGACAGGAGTCGGACGCCCCGCGGGGGCGGACGGTCGTCGTGGATTTCAGGGGGCATGGGTTCCCGTTCCGTCGGCGGCGGAGTCCAGACCTCGACGCTACGCATCGTGACGCCGCCGGGCCATCGGGTGTCCCCCCTACTCCCCCCGGAGAGGACCACTGCGCAGGCCCGGGGGTTTCCCGGGCCTGCGCAGTGGAGGACCTCAGGGGCCGGTCTCGACCAGCAGGACCTCCAGGGTGCGGGGGCCGTGCACCCCCTCCACCCGGTTCAGCTCGATGTCGCTGGTGGCCGACGGCCCGCTGATCCAGGTCAGCGGGCGGGCCGGGTCGAGCAGGCGCACCGCCTGGGGCACCCCGTCCACGACCTGGTCGGCGCGCACGACGCACAGGTGGTAGTCGGGGACCAGGGAGATGGCGCGCCGGCCCTGGTCGGGGCCGCCGTCCAGCACGATCGTCCCGGTCTCGGCGATCGCGACCGCGCACGCGGTGACCACCCCGTCGGCGGCGTCCAGTTCGTGCACCCCCAGGGGCGCCTCCCGCGAGTCGGCCAGGGTCTCGACGCCGGCCTGTTCCGTCCACTCCCCGGGCAGCCCCTGGGGCACCACCACACGGCGGGCACCGCGCCGGGCCAGGGCCGCGGCCACCTCCGCGCCGACCCGGTCGGCGGGCACCCGGTGCACCAGCGCCTTGTAGTCGACCAGCCGGTCCTCGAACACCTCCAGGGTGGGGCCGACCGCGTGGGAGTCCAGGTAGGTCCGTTCGCGCGGCCGGTGCACCGACTCGTCGGCGGGGACGTCGGCCAGGGCGGCCCGCACCCGGGCCAGGATCGCCTCCTTGGCGCTCATCGGTCCTCCTCCCGCGCGCTGTCGCGCTCGTTCCACCAGCGGCGGAACGACTCCGCCGGGACGTCGGGGACGTCGCGTGTGTCGGTCCAGGCCCCGGCGAGCCCGGGCAGGTGCCGGGGGACCAGGTCGCGGCCCAGCCCGGCGGCGCGCTGGACCGCGCCCAGGGTCCGGGAGGACGAGAACACCGTCTCCGCCCCCGCCATCAGGGCCTTCTCGCCCGTGTGGCCGCGGCGTCCGGCGACCTCCTCGCGCAGGTGCACCAGCACCTCGGGGATGTCGATGGCGACCGGGCACACCTCGTAGCAGGCGCCGCACAGCGAGGACGCGTACGGCAGGGCCTCGTCGACCTCCGACCCCATCCCGCGCAGCTGCGGGGTGAGGATCGCGCCGATCGGGCCCGGGTAGACGGAGCCGTAGGAGTGGCCGCCGGTGCGCTCGTAGACCGGGCAGGTGTTCAGGCAGGCCGAGCAGCGGATGCAGCGCAGCGCCTGGCGGCCCACGGTGTCGGCCAGCACGTCGGTGCGGCCGTTGTCCAGCAGCACCAGGTGGAACTCCTGCGGGCCGTCGCCCGGGGTCACCCCGGTCCAGGTGGAGGTGTAGGGGTTCATCCGCTCGCCCGTGGAGGAGCGCGGCAGCAGCTGCATGAACACCTCCAGGTCGTTCCAGGTCGGGACGATCTTCTCGATGCCCACCACCGAGATGAGGGTCTGCGGCAGGGTCAGGCACATGCGCCCGTTGCCCTCCGACTCCAGCACCACGAGCGTCCCCGAGTCGGCCACCGCGAAGTTGGCGCCCGAGACGGCCGTGCGGGTGCGCAGGAACCGCTCGCGCAGGTGCGTCCGGGCGGCCTCGGCCAGCGCCCGCGGATCGTCGGTCAGCCCGGGCGGGGCGGGCGTGCCCCACTCGGCCATCTGCTCCAGGAAGATCTCGCGGATCTGGGAGCGCCCCAGGTGGATGGCGGGCACCAGGATGTGCGAGGGCAGGTCCTCGCCCAGCTGGACGATCAGCTCGGCCAGGTCGGTCTCGTAGGCGGTGATGCCCGCGGCCTCCAGGGCGTTGTTGAGCTCGATCTCCTGGGTGGCCATGGACTTGACCTTGACCACGTCGGTCTCGCCGGTGGCCTGAACCAGACCGGTGACGATCCGGTTGGCCTCGGCGGCGTCGCGGGCCCAGTGGACGTGCCCGCCCGCGCGGGTCACCGACTCCTCCAGCTGCTCCAGGTAGTGGTCGAGGTGGCGCAGGGTGCGGTTCTTGATCTCGGCGCCCTCGGCGCGCAGCCGCGCCCAGTCCTCGCCCAGCTCGTCCACCACCAGGCCGCGCTTGTCGCGGATGGTGTGGGTGGCCTTGCGCAGGTTGTAGCGCAGCCGCGAGTCCCGCACAGCGGTGCGGGCCGCCTCGGGGAAGGGCGGCATGCCCAGGAACGTGGCGCTGCTCATCGGGTCGCGCCCTCCTTCTCGGTCCGGCCCCGGCCGGTCTGTTCGGTCCCGGCGCCCTCGAAGTCCTTCTCGGTGCTCGCCAGGATCTCGGCGATGTGGGCGACCCTCATCCCGGCGCGCTGGCGCGAGAGGATGCCGCCGATGTGCATCAGGCAGGAGTTGTCCACGGCGCACAGCACCTCGGCGCCGGTCTCCAGGGCGTGGCGGGCCTTGTCGGCGCCCATGGCCGAGGAGACGTCGCCGTTCTTGACCGCGAACGTGCCGCCGAACCCGCAGCACTCGGTGGCCCCGGGCAGCTCGACCAGCTCCAAGCCGCGCACCGCGCGCAGCAGCTCGTAGGGGCGGTCGCCCAGGCCGAGCATGCGCAGCCCGTGGCAGGTGGGGTGGTAGACGACCCGGTGCGGGTAGTAGGCACCCACGTCGGTGACGCCCAGGACGTCCACGAGGAACTCGGTGAGGTCGTACACGCGCGGGGCCAGGGCGGCGACCTTACGGGACAGGCGGCTGCCGCTGCCGCCCAGGCGCGGGTAGTTGTCGCGGACCATCGCCGCGCAGGAGGCGGAGGGCACCACGACCGCGTCGGCGTCCTCGA is a window of Nocardiopsis changdeensis DNA encoding:
- a CDS encoding DUF2786 domain-containing protein, translating into MGSRKQRRAPRERAVPDWDGPAPASPAADIVTEAVDALVTGRGGGGVDLAAALLADTEDPARARAAEEALTAALRDAAGSVWARGWQPAEAVRRLDRLLGPAAAAVGAHAAAVDLERHSPATVDPAWTAQVRALETVADPLGHLGRAHGLLRFEAVELVLRTLAALRALPPLQRLMDVPGSHRPGRVRPSRARTEVDRGKLARVRALLAKAESTEFPEEAEALSARAQELMARHSIDRALLEADEEESSEAGYARRVPVDAPYDDSKAVLLHEVAEANHCRAVWHRELETCTVMGFPDDVDAVDLLFTSLLVQAEAAMRAGSSVRDRSGRRAGRDFRSSFMSAFAVRVGERLTEAARSVRDAAQAEAGRDLVPLFAAREREVEKAVEQAFGELTYSRMRGPYSEDGWNAGRAAADAASLGSRRPVTGR
- a CDS encoding cytochrome P450, which codes for MHQGTGPADHEGPSAAGPARCPYSANGALALHRGGELPWRQLRERHGGLVPVELDPGVPGWLLLGYKENLQALRDQTHFSADPRPWRADGGPARTEALGHDGAEHQRLRIPIVDALARVGTSQLVPVVERAAVHLLGRVAAEGSADLIGRYAAPLPAMVLNELFGLPDEYGRMLADLAERSWSGDPEETAAAARAVRGYFQGLVERKRREPGEDLVGHLLAHPNALTDQEAVEALTLLWRSGHEPTTHLIGNALLKLLEDPGVWTAYLGGTLTPEDFIDYVMWTDSPLQVLAGRYSTMDIRFSGAHIRRGEPLLFGLASAHTDPSVSRHGEDAMALAGNRSHLSWGAGAHRCPATAFSRELVRTAVDLAVDRLRGMVLAVEPADLRWRPSLSVHGLEELPVWFTATGERVEQGQGEEPRERRPARTWIRRRRRPAAQGARYQAPLARSGGEDGSDGERTEAAAVAPRPRRHRSPQGAGARYQAPFAEKEAAPDPLDRLLADWRPRG
- a CDS encoding alpha/beta hydrolase family protein; protein product: MPPEIHDDRPPPRGVRLLSASALASALILALTAVPETAAADTSGLPRLALPAPTGGLPVGRTDLHLVDADREDLWSDGPRELMATLWYPARSDAGRTASYLTGAEAEAWIEGSDGLLPDEYADVLHGVRTHSRANTAPARPTGDGYPLVLVSPGAGHNAILYSSLAEDLASHGFVVAGIDHAHEAGPVEFPGDRILTCPMCPPAQASPETWPEGAVQRGADVSFLLDRLTGADGAAPAWRWSGVIDASRVGMAGHSWGGAATAEALRVEDRVDAGINYDGPYYRPALDAGTDKPLALLQRDFELNEEWEAGYREFWPRLTGWRQWIRVAGGGHSNSVDEGLLAEQLGLRDSYTPQEWRRLYGDLGTGRGLDLTRAYTLAFFDHHLRGADPGLLEDPAAVHPELVVIEP
- a CDS encoding LutC/YkgG family protein, which codes for MSAKEAILARVRAALADVPADESVHRPRERTYLDSHAVGPTLEVFEDRLVDYKALVHRVPADRVGAEVAAALARRGARRVVVPQGLPGEWTEQAGVETLADSREAPLGVHELDAADGVVTACAVAIAETGTIVLDGGPDQGRRAISLVPDYHLCVVRADQVVDGVPQAVRLLDPARPLTWISGPSATSDIELNRVEGVHGPRTLEVLLVETGP
- a CDS encoding lactate utilization protein B is translated as MSSATFLGMPPFPEAARTAVRDSRLRYNLRKATHTIRDKRGLVVDELGEDWARLRAEGAEIKNRTLRHLDHYLEQLEESVTRAGGHVHWARDAAEANRIVTGLVQATGETDVVKVKSMATQEIELNNALEAAGITAYETDLAELIVQLGEDLPSHILVPAIHLGRSQIREIFLEQMAEWGTPAPPGLTDDPRALAEAARTHLRERFLRTRTAVSGANFAVADSGTLVVLESEGNGRMCLTLPQTLISVVGIEKIVPTWNDLEVFMQLLPRSSTGERMNPYTSTWTGVTPGDGPQEFHLVLLDNGRTDVLADTVGRQALRCIRCSACLNTCPVYERTGGHSYGSVYPGPIGAILTPQLRGMGSEVDEALPYASSLCGACYEVCPVAIDIPEVLVHLREEVAGRRGHTGEKALMAGAETVFSSSRTLGAVQRAAGLGRDLVPRHLPGLAGAWTDTRDVPDVPAESFRRWWNERDSAREEDR
- a CDS encoding (Fe-S)-binding protein, which codes for MRIALFITCVNDTLFPDTGRAVVRLLERLGHEVVFPPDQTCCGQMHYNTGYRRPASRLAVRFVRTFEDADAVVVPSASCAAMVRDNYPRLGGSGSRLSRKVAALAPRVYDLTEFLVDVLGVTDVGAYYPHRVVYHPTCHGLRMLGLGDRPYELLRAVRGLELVELPGATECCGFGGTFAVKNGDVSSAMGADKARHALETGAEVLCAVDNSCLMHIGGILSRQRAGMRVAHIAEILASTEKDFEGAGTEQTGRGRTEKEGATR